In Thermoanaerobaculia bacterium, the genomic window ACGGCCTATAACAGCGGCAACTATTCCGATGCCCTGAAGCTGTACCAGCGTGTTGCCGTCACTTCGACGGATGACGCCGTGCGCGCGGAAGCCTGGTTTCGATCGGGCTACTGTCAGTACGCCCTCGACAAAAGCCGGGACGCCATCACTTCCCTGGAAAACGCCCTGACCCTTAATCCTCGCCTTCAGGCCGATGTAAATATTTATCCGCCCGGATTTGTCGAACTCTTTGAAATCGCCCAGCTCAGAAATAATCTTCTGGACCAGCAGAGTCCGGCCACCCTCGAATTTCCTTCCATCGATCTTCCCCGGGAAGAGGTTGCCCTCCCGGAAATCACCTTTCCTGATCTGGTGCTTGAACCTCTTCCTCTGTCTCAACACTCTCCCTTTTCTATTCCCCTGGATAAAAACCCGGAGCTCTTGGAGCGGGATTTTCCGGGAAGCATGGATATTTCCGGTGAAATCGTGGTCGCCTTTACCGTGGATCAGAATGGAACGATCCAAAACATCGGAACCGTTTTTTCCGACTTCCCGGTATATGACCGTGCCCTGCTCTCCTATGCCCGTTTAAAATGGAAAATCGAGCCGGGAACAAAGGGTGGAAGACCGGTCCCGTCCGTTGCAGCCTACCGCCTCCATCTATCCTCGAAATTAAAAGGGATCAAGATTATTCGCGCCAATGTCCGGCCCGTGCTGGAATCGGACCCCATACCCGATTTCATTCAGGAACGTTACGTACCCGAGGCAGATTCTCTTCCCGGTGGAAGCACCTTTCTGGGTCCGGAATCGCTGGACACCCCCACGGCTGTCAAACGTGTCAAGGTGAACTTTGACAGCATGGATACACGGGGAACATTTCAGGGCGTGGCCATGCTGAATGCTTCGGGGAAAATTGTCCAGTTCAGAGCAACCGAGGCTTCCATACCCGCAGCCATTCCCGCCCTCCGGGAGGTTCTTAAAACCTGGACATTTGCACCATCGGGTGCCGGGGGCCGACCGGTCGCCAGCTATCTCATGGTTGACATCGAACTGCTCTACAGCCTTTCGGGTCCCGACCTGGAATCCTCCGAGAGATCTACCATTACGATTCTTCCTCGATGAGGCTTCACAGCGATTCTCTCTCCTGCGGACTTCAGGTGTACCACCTGGAGGACCCGGCCGCAACGGCCGCAAGTGTTCAGGTCTGGTATCGTATCGGCTGTGCGCACGAGCCGGAAAACAAGAGAGGAATTGCCCATCTTCTGGAGCACATGATGTTCAAGGGAACGGATTCCGTGGGTCCCGAAGAGCATGCAAGGACGATCCAGAGGCTGGGAGGCCAGTCCAACGCCTTCACCACAGAAGACGTGACCGTCTACTTTCAGACGCTTCCCGCGGAACACGGGCTTCGGGCCATTCATTTGGAAGCCGACCGGATGACAAACCTGGCCTTTCCGGAGGGCCACTTTCTCAAAGAGCGGGGCGTCGTACTCGAAGAGTACAGTGAACGGATCCTTAACCAGCCCGTCACAAGAGCCCTCCAATCGATACGCAGAACCATCTTTCAGGGCCATCCCTATGCCATCGATCCGGCCGGAATCCCGGAGCAGGTCGAATCCTTTTCCCGGGAAGACCTGGCAGAGTTCTACCATCGTTACTACCATCCAGCCAATGCAACGCTGATCACAGCCGGGCCCCACTCCTTCCAGGTGCTCCGGGAAGCGGCCGAATCAGCATTTGATTCCCATCAACGACCGGGAGATCCCGCTCCGGACATCCCCCCCTTTCCGGAGAATCCTCCGTCCCTCATCACCGATCGATCCCCCATTCGCGTCCACCTCCATTGCCGGGTGTACTATCTGTCCAGGAATCCGGAAAACTTCCATTCTCTTCAAGCCTTGAACCTTCTCCTTGGAGATGGAGAAACTGCCGTCATGAGACGGCGAATCGAACGAAAACGCATGGGAGTCATTCATGCCGGTACGTTTCACTACCCGACCCGTGCCGGCCATCTCTTCTTTGTCTACCTCGCTGTTCTCCCCTTTCTGGGATTCAGAAATGCCGCAGGAGAACTTTCCAGGATCATGGAGGGACCCACGCCCTTTTCACCGAAAGATCTGGAAGAGATCCGGGGACGGATTCGCATTTCCCTGGCCTCCCAGCTTATGGGTACAGAAAAGAAGGCGACCCGCCTTGGAGATTGTGTTGTCATGCGAGATGATCCTGATGCTTTTTTTCGTGATGATGAAACCTTTTCGACTCTTTCCTATGACAGAATCCATGAGACCTTTCGCCAGCTCCAGCAGGCCCGCTGGACAACGATCAACCTGAAGGCCCGATGGTCACGCGCCGGCAACTGAACTGGTCCCTGCTTTCTTCCGGTTCTTTCCTGATCACCGCGGAATCGGAGTTTCCTCCCTGTTTCCAGATCGGTTTTCTCTTTCCTGCAGGGTCGGCAGATGAAGCCGTCGGACTGGAGGGTCTATCTCAGATTGCCCTTCCCCTTCTGGGAAGAGAAACGTTGCGTCATTCCCGTACAGAACTGCAGCGGAATCTCGATCGACTCGGCGCCATCGTGGACAGTGACACCATGGAAGAAACATCCATCGTCACCATGGTCTTCATGGAAGATCATGTGGATGAATGCCTGTCTCTTCTCAGGGAGATCCTTACCGAACCCACGGTTCAGAAAAGAGATCTGGCCAGGGAGAAACGAAAGCTCCGTGCAAACTTCCAGATTCTGGATCAGGATCCCGACGTCGTAACTGAGGCCCATGCACGCACGGCCTATTTTGGTCCCGGCCATCCGCTCAGCCAGCAGGCCCGACCGAAAACAGTGGGGCGAATCAAGCTCCAGGACTGCAGACAGTTCTGGGAAATGCTGATGCGCCGGGGTCCTCTGGCTGTATTTTTCTCCGGTCCGGCTTCCCACGCCCGGCTTCGTGAACTCTATTGTCGATGGTTCGGGACCCTGCACACATCTTTCGGCTCGGCCATTCTTCCTGCTCCACGGGCGGAGCCGACCCGTCGCCTGCTTCACAGACCGTCCCTCCAGCAGGCGGCACTTCATGCCATTATTCCCACGGTTCCGCGGACCGAATCTTTGTACCTTCCTCTCCGCATCGGCCTCTATGCATGGCTGGAGGGCGGATTTTCCTCCAGGCTGATGACAAAGTTGCGGGTCGAACTGGGGGGCACGTACGGGATTCACGGGGCCTATCACACTCTTCGTGATTGCGGGTTTTTCAGTCTTCAGACATCGGTCAACACAGCGATGCTTGAATCCGTGCTGACGATTCTGTCCGAAGAATACACCCTCCTTCGTACACGAGGACTCAGCGATGCGGAATTTCAGGAAACGGTGGATTCGTTTATCCATGCCTTTCCACTCCTTTGGGACAGCACCCCGGAACTGGGATCCCACCTGCTGCGGCAGTATGCCCTGGGAGTCCCCCTGGAGACGGTTCTGGAATTTCCCGACAGAGTCCGGGCTTTGAAGCTGGAAGAGATTCAGAGGGCGCTTCAGGCTCTCCCCTCCACTCTTCCGATCCAGGTTGTAGCTGTTCCGAACGAATCCAATCTGCCTTCCTGTCTGAGCCACTACCGGAGACACCGATGGCTGGAATTCGCATCGTAACGTCTGCCACAACACCCCGTCCCCCGGGGCACCTTCCGGATCGGGGCTGGAGATGACACCCCGGAATTGGAGAATCTTTCCCTTTGAACTCTTTATCCTCCTGAACCTGCTGGCCACCGTTCTTTTTTTGCGAATTCACGGGATCGGTCTGACGGTTCGGACATTCACGAATGTTGCAAAGGTCAGCCTTCCCCTCTTCCTGCTCTATATGGCGGCAGGGCTGCTTCTGACAATCGGCCTTGCAGCCATTCGGAAAGACCTCGGGGATTATCTTCGAACCTTCTTCTCACCGACATCTCTTCTGGTTGCGGCCCGGATTCTACTCGGTGCCGTGATTCTCATGTACGGATATGTATGGATCAAACTGACCATCCCTCTGACTGCGGCTTCCACCGCAGACCTCTTCCTGTGGAAACTGGACATCCGGGTTCACATGGGTCTCGCGCCCTTTGCTGCAGTTCCTGAACTCCTCCACCGTGCCGGCCTTCTTCACCTGATCGACCTCTACTACGGAAAAATCTATCTTCCCTCCGTTCTTCTGGTTTTTGGACTCTGTTCGGTCCACCGTGAAATCCGCTTTCGACTGGCTTTCGCCCTGGGATATGCGATTGTATGGGGCCTTGGAGGCTGGCTCTACCTGACCCTTCCTTCCATGGGACCGTGTTATGAACGTCCGGCCCTCTATCAGGCCTATCAGGGAGAGCTGGCCATCTCCCGGAGCACACAGACCACGCTGAAGGACAACTATGACAGGGTGATGAGAGCCCGAAAAACGGGGACCATAGAGAAGCCGTTCAATCCCGGGTATGGAATTGCAGCCTTTCCAAGCCTTCATGTGGCAGCTCACGCATTTTTCACTCTCCTGTTCTGGCGCCGGAGTCGCAGTCTTTCCATCCTCTTTTTGAGCATGACCTTTCTTACCTTTATCGGGTCCCTGGCTACAGGCTGGCACTATGCCGTTGATGGATACGCCGGGATCCTGCTGGCTGTCCTGGCCTGGTTCGCGTTCCGGATAGCCAGCGAAAAACGTGAGCAGTCCACTTCGCAGGCCGATGCCGACTCCGGAAAAACCCGGGAACGGGCGTCATGATTCCAGGAGCGAATTCGTCTCCATGATGAACACAACATCCTGATACTTTCCCCGTTACGGCGTTATCCACTGCTGATCAAACTGAGCTGGACCGTGGGCATGCTGCAGGGATTGACAAAAATAACGTTAAGTATTAATATTATACTGTTCAGCATAATT contains:
- a CDS encoding pitrilysin family protein, whose protein sequence is MVTRRQLNWSLLSSGSFLITAESEFPPCFQIGFLFPAGSADEAVGLEGLSQIALPLLGRETLRHSRTELQRNLDRLGAIVDSDTMEETSIVTMVFMEDHVDECLSLLREILTEPTVQKRDLAREKRKLRANFQILDQDPDVVTEAHARTAYFGPGHPLSQQARPKTVGRIKLQDCRQFWEMLMRRGPLAVFFSGPASHARLRELYCRWFGTLHTSFGSAILPAPRAEPTRRLLHRPSLQQAALHAIIPTVPRTESLYLPLRIGLYAWLEGGFSSRLMTKLRVELGGTYGIHGAYHTLRDCGFFSLQTSVNTAMLESVLTILSEEYTLLRTRGLSDAEFQETVDSFIHAFPLLWDSTPELGSHLLRQYALGVPLETVLEFPDRVRALKLEEIQRALQALPSTLPIQVVAVPNESNLPSCLSHYRRHRWLEFAS
- a CDS encoding phosphatase PAP2 family protein, whose translation is MTPRNWRIFPFELFILLNLLATVLFLRIHGIGLTVRTFTNVAKVSLPLFLLYMAAGLLLTIGLAAIRKDLGDYLRTFFSPTSLLVAARILLGAVILMYGYVWIKLTIPLTAASTADLFLWKLDIRVHMGLAPFAAVPELLHRAGLLHLIDLYYGKIYLPSVLLVFGLCSVHREIRFRLAFALGYAIVWGLGGWLYLTLPSMGPCYERPALYQAYQGELAISRSTQTTLKDNYDRVMRARKTGTIEKPFNPGYGIAAFPSLHVAAHAFFTLLFWRRSRSLSILFLSMTFLTFIGSLATGWHYAVDGYAGILLAVLAWFAFRIASEKREQSTSQADADSGKTRERAS
- a CDS encoding pitrilysin family protein, producing the protein MRLHSDSLSCGLQVYHLEDPAATAASVQVWYRIGCAHEPENKRGIAHLLEHMMFKGTDSVGPEEHARTIQRLGGQSNAFTTEDVTVYFQTLPAEHGLRAIHLEADRMTNLAFPEGHFLKERGVVLEEYSERILNQPVTRALQSIRRTIFQGHPYAIDPAGIPEQVESFSREDLAEFYHRYYHPANATLITAGPHSFQVLREAAESAFDSHQRPGDPAPDIPPFPENPPSLITDRSPIRVHLHCRVYYLSRNPENFHSLQALNLLLGDGETAVMRRRIERKRMGVIHAGTFHYPTRAGHLFFVYLAVLPFLGFRNAAGELSRIMEGPTPFSPKDLEEIRGRIRISLASQLMGTEKKATRLGDCVVMRDDPDAFFRDDETFSTLSYDRIHETFRQLQQARWTTINLKARWSRAGN